Proteins encoded in a region of the Sugiyamaella lignohabitans strain CBS 10342 chromosome B, complete sequence genome:
- the IPP1 gene encoding inorganic diphosphatase IPP1 (Cytoplasmic inorganic pyrophosphatase (PPase); homodimer that catalyzes the rapid exchange of oxygens from Pi with water, highly expressed and essential for viability, active-site residues show identity to those from E. coli PPase; GO_component: GO:0005737 - cytoplasm [Evidence IEA,IEA,IEA]; GO_component: GO:0005737 - cytoplasm [Evidence IDA] [PMID 14562095]; GO_component: GO:0005634 - nucleus [Evidence IDA] [PMID 14562095]; GO_function: GO:0016787 - hydrolase activity [Evidence IEA]; GO_function: GO:0004427 - inorganic diphosphatase activity [Evidence IEA,IEA]; GO_function: GO:0004427 - inorganic diphosphatase activity [Evidence IDA] [PMID 8224193]; GO_function: GO:0000287 - magnesium ion binding [Evidence IEA]; GO_function: GO:0046872 - metal ion binding [Evidence IEA]; GO_process: GO:0006796 - phosphate-containing compound metabolic process [Evidence IEA]; GO_process: GO:0006796 - phosphate-containing compound metabolic process [Evidence IC] [PMID 8224193]), producing the protein MSTSPYGIRKIGAQNTLEHKVYIEKDGKPISAFHDVPLYANAEKTILNMIVEVPRWTNAKMEISKELPLNPIVQDTKKGKLRFVRNCFPHKGYIHNYGAFPQTWEDPNFTHPETKAVGDNDPLDVCEIGEAVGYTGQIKQVKVLGVMALLDEGETDWKIIAIDVKDPHASKVNDIEDVEKNFPGLLRATNEWFRIYKIPDGKPENQFAFSGECKNKKYAEDVIRECAEAWEKLVAGKVDPKGIELSTAESEAASAVATGENLPPAPIDASIDKWFFIAGASV; encoded by the coding sequence ATGTCTACCTCTCCTTACGGTATCCGCAAAATTGGTGCTCAAAACACTCTTGAGCACAAGGTCTACATTGAAAAGGATGGCAAGCCCATCTCTGCTTTCCACGATGTCCCTCTTTACGCCAATGCTGAGAAGACTATTCTTAACATGATTGTTGAGGTTCCTCGTTGGACTAATGCTAAGATGGAGATCTCCAAGGAGCTTCCTCTTAACCCTATTGTTCAAGACACCAAGAAGGGCAAGCTTCGTTTCGTTAGAAACTGTTTCCCTCACAAGGGTTACATTCACAACTACGGTGCTTTCCCTCAAACTTGGGAAGACCCTAACTTCACTCACCCTGAGACCAAGGCTGTTGGTGACAATGATCCATTGGACGTTTGTGAGATTGGTGAGGCTGTTGGCTACACTGGACAAATCAAGCAAGTCAAGGTTCTTGGTGTCATGGCTCTTCTTGATGAAGGTGAGACTGACTGGAAGATTATTGCTATTGATGTCAAGGATCCTCATGCTTCCAAGGTCAATGAcattgaagatgttgaGAAGAACTTCCCTGGCTTGCTCCGTGCTACCAATGAGTGGTTCCGTATCTACAAAATTCCTGACGGAAAGCCTGAGAACCAATTTGCTTTCTCTGGTGAGtgcaagaacaagaagtaCGCTGAGGATGTGATCCGTGAGTGTGCTGAAGCCTGGGAGAAGCTTGTTGCCGGTAAGGTCGACCCCAAGGGAATTGAGTTGTCCACTGCCGAGTCTGAGGCTGCTTCCGCCGTCGCTACTGGTGAAAACTTGCCTCCTGCTCCTATTGACGCTTCTATTGACAAGTGGTTCTTCATTGCTGGTGCCTCTGTCTAA
- the RSN1 gene encoding Rsn1p (Membrane hypothetical protein; overexpression suppresses NaCl sensitivity of sro7 mutant cells by restoring sodium pump (Ena1p) localization to the plasma membrane; GO_component: GO:0000329 - fungal-type vacuole membrane [Evidence IDA] [PMID 19001347]; GO_component: GO:0016021 - integral component of membrane [Evidence IEA]; GO_component: GO:0016021 - integral component of membrane [Evidence ISM] [PMID 12192589]; GO_component: GO:0016020 - membrane [Evidence IEA,IEA,IEA]; GO_component: GO:0016020 - membrane [Evidence IDA] [PMID 17005914]; GO_function: GO:0003674 - molecular_function [Evidence ND]; GO_process: GO:0006893 - Golgi to plasma membrane transport [Evidence IGI] [PMID 17005914]) gives MGGSSSSSTSSGSTIGTTAVFNIAVFVIFVTAFLILRPRHKNVYQPRVIAKTVPDSSRPRPLATGNFVWFRDLLSRPDSEILRDAGLDGYFFLRYLRLIFFICLVGIILVYPVLLAVNATGGGTPQGVSNSGFDILSFVNVRNKNRYFAHVFIGYLFFGFILFSLYRELQYYVAVRQSVLTSPAYSNLVSSRTILLTTLPDEYMNSSKLANLFEGVKFVFINKNAKDLAKKVKQRGKLAGNIESAEVSLLKKAVSNRLKSEKKGASPIEGEDIDVYVPQKKRPTRRLKPIIGKKVDTIDHDSQELQEVNTEIEQLQSKYTSLPSLNSAFITFHTQEQAELGYQSLAHQQALHMAPRYIGITPDDVIWSNLRLKWWERLIKELGTTAIICALIIFWSIPVAFVGALSNIKALEKKLPWLDFLNNLPKPLMGLVTGLLPTILLAVLMMLLPIFIRLMGKLAGNPSKSRVEYYTQNAYFGFQVVQVFLVTTIASGASAVVVQIIEDPSSAMSLLATNLPKASNFYIAYFMLQGFTACGSMLLQIVSLILFYVLGFILDGTPRKKWNRNNVIGSLGWGTVFPVYTNLAVITITYSIISPLLLAFSGITFGLIYLAYLHNLMFVKSPSDGRGIYYARAILQTFTGLYIAEVCLLGLFLLAKSWGPLVLQAIFLGFTVFVNLSLKSAFSPLLFQLPRSLLRAEARDDNRKYSRSSAGSVIPSPDTSFEKNHNDAHPSSYPLTNEPSNAPIVNQSQVEAGRTKYGPIPSGGTIARFFKPHLYLTPEVLNQELLNAPVFHEPQAPLSDEEESVAYNHPAANAPNPVVWIPRDPWGLSAAQVQSLRERDVNVSDDGTWFDIDETKKKSKFGFTSSISEVPIWTQPPNY, from the coding sequence ATGGGAggaagtagtagcagtagtacTTCGTCCGGCTCCACTATTGGAACTACTGCAGTTTTCAATATAGCCGTTTTCGTAATTTTCGTAACAGCTTTTCTGATTTTGCGACCAAGACACAAAAATGTTTATCAACCACGAGTTATAGCCAAGACGGTGCCTGATTCAAGCAGACCACGACCTTTGGCTACTGGAAATTTTGTATGGTTTAGAGATTTGCTTTCTAGACCAGATTCTGAAATTCTCCGTGATGCTGGCTTGGATGGCTACTTCTTTTTGAGATATTTGCGATTAatctttttcatttgtcTTGTTGGCATTATTTTGGTATATCCAGTACTGCTTGCTGTTAATgccactggtggtggtaccCCTCAAGGTGTCTCAAACTCTGGCTTCGatatcttatcttttgttAATGTCAGAAATAAGAACAGATATTTTGCCCATGTCTTCATTGGATATTTGTTCTTTGGTTTCATTCTTTTCTCACTGTATCGTGAATTGCAGTACTATGTTGCTGTCCGCCAATCTGTTTTGACTTCACCAGCTTACTCAAACTTGGTCTCTTCGAGAACTATTCTCCTTACCACTCTCCCTGATGAATACATGAATTCGTCTAAGCTTGCCAATCTTTTTGAAGGTGTcaagtttgtttttatcAACAAGAATGCTAAAGATCTTGCTAAAAAGGTCAAGCAACGTGGTAAGCTGGCTGGTAATATTGAAAGTGCTGAAGTTTCTTTGCTCAAGAAGGCCGTCTCCAACCGTCTCAAATCTGAGAAGAAAGGGGCCAGTCCAATTGAGGGTGAAGACATCGACGTATATGTTCCTCAGAAGAAGCGTCCTACTCGTCGTCTCAAGCCGATAATTGGTAAGAAGGTTGATACAATTGACCACGATTCCCAGGAACTGCAGGAGGTCAATACTGAAATTGAACAACTTCAATCCAAATATACCTCGCTCCCCAGTCTCAATTCTGCTTTTATCACTTTCCACACTCAGGAACAAGCTGAATTGGGCTATCAATCATTGGCTCATCAACAGGCTCTTCACATGGCTCCCAGATATATCGGTATCACCCCTGACGATGTTATCTGGTCTAACTTGCGACTCAAGTGGTGGGAGAGGCTCATCAAGGAGCTCGGTACCACTGCTATTATTTGTGCCCTTATCATTTTCTGGTCCATTCCTGTTGCATTCGTTGGTGCTCTTTCAAATATCAAAGCCCTGGAAAAAAAGCTGCCTTGGTTGGATTTCTTGAATAACCTCCCCAAGCCTTTAATGGGTCTTGTTACTGGTCTTTTGCCTACCATTTTACTTGCTgttttgatgatgctgttaCCCATCTTTATCCGTTTGATGGGTAAGCTTGCCGGTAATCCCTCTAAATCTAGAGTTGAGTATTATACTCAAAACGCTTACTTTGGATTCCAAGTTGTTCAAGTATTCCTCGTTACAACCATCGCTTCCGGTGCAAGTGCTGTGGTGGTTCAGATCATTGAGGATCCTAGTTCTGCTATGAGTTTGTTGGCCACAAATTTGCCTAAAGCGTCAAACTTCTACATTGCCTATTTCATGCTTCAGGGTTTCACTGCATGTGGTAGCATGCTTTTGCAAATTGTGTCGCTCATTCTCTTCTATGTTCTTGGATTTATTTTGGACGGTACTCCTCGTAAGAAGTGGAACAGAAACAATGTTATCGGCAGTCTAGGATGGGGTACTGTTTTCCCAGTTTATACTAACTTGGCTGTTATTACAATTACCTATTCTATCATTTCGCCGTTGTTGTTAGCTTTTTCTGGTATTACCTTTGGTTTGATTTACTTGGCCTATTTGCACAATTTGATGTTTGTCAAGAGTCCTTCTGATGGTCGTGGTATTTACTATGCTCGTGCCATTCTGCAAACTTTTACGGGTCTCTACATTGCTGAAGTTTGTTTGCTTGGTCTCTTCTTGCTTGCTAAGTCTTGGGGACCACTTGTGTTACAGGCTATTTTCCTCGGCTTCACGGTTTTCGTTAACTTGTCGTTGAAAAGTGCATTTAGCCCATTGCTCTTCCAATTGCCTAGAAGTTTACTTAGAGCTGAGGCCAGAGATGATAACAGAAAGTATTCGCGCAGCAGTGCTGGCAGTGTTATCCCCAGCCCTGATACTTCATTTGAGAAGAACCACAATGATGCACACCCTTCAAGTTATCCTTTGACCAATGAGCCCAGCAATGCGCCAATTGTTAACCAATCTCAGGTTGAAGCTGGTCGTACAAAGTATGGCCCCATTCCTAGTGGCGGTACAATTGCTCGATTCTTCAAGCCTCACCTTTATCTTACACCCGAGGTTCTTAACCAAGAGTTGTTGAATGCCCCTGTTTTCCACGAACCTCAGGCTCCTTTGTCTGATGAGGAAGAGTCTGTGGCTTATAATCACCCTGCTGCGAATGCACCCAACCCCGTCGTATGGATCCCTCGTGATCCTTGGGGATTGTCTGCTGCACAAGTCCAAAGCTTGCGTGAGCGGGATGTTAATGTATCCGACGACGGTACTTGgtttgatattgacgaaaccaagaagaagagtaaATTTGGTTTTACTTCATCTATTAGTGAGGTTCCTATCTGGACTCAACCTCCtaattattaa